A single region of the Solwaraspora sp. WMMD406 genome encodes:
- the tnpA gene encoding IS200/IS605 family transposase has protein sequence MARFDSSASDTYGRPCSRAVWRARSPSLNTTRAHPNAFVFVTKFRHEVFADRHLTRMEQIMRDVCRDFEAELVEFNGGHDHVHLLVEFPPKVAVARLVNSLKGVSSRRLRQEFPDLVDHYHRANKLWSGSYFAGSVAGTPPSIVKQYIEQQNRPG, from the coding sequence ATGGCCCGCTTCGACAGCTCGGCGTCCGACACGTACGGCAGACCCTGCTCGCGGGCGGTCTGGCGTGCGCGCAGCCCGTCGTTGAACACCACCCGGGCGCACCCGAACGCCTTCGTTTTCGTGACGAAGTTCCGGCACGAGGTGTTCGCCGACCGGCACCTGACCCGCATGGAACAGATCATGCGGGACGTGTGCCGCGACTTCGAGGCCGAACTGGTCGAGTTCAACGGCGGCCATGACCACGTCCACCTGCTGGTCGAGTTCCCGCCAAAGGTGGCCGTGGCCCGCCTGGTCAACTCACTCAAGGGCGTCTCCTCGCGCCGCCTGCGGCAGGAATTCCCCGACCTCGTGGACCACTACCACCGGGCCAACAAGCTCTGGTCGGGCTCGTACTTCGCGGGCTCCGTCGCCGGCACACCACCGAGCATCGTGAAGCAGTACATCGAGCAGCAGAACCGGCCAGGTTAG
- a CDS encoding UDP-glucose/GDP-mannose dehydrogenase family protein, which yields MTIPYPNTQPVPAIAAVTPPSGAPRPRLTFLGTGYLGATYAICFAELGYEVIGYDVDADKIAKLSAGEVPFHEPGLDELLKRSLAAGRLRFTTDMAATAEFGDVHFICVGTPQRADGMGADLSYVEASVTGLAQHLSRKALIVGKSTVPVGTAEWIEQLVGKHAAADLGVEVAWSPEFLQEGFAVEDVLRPNRIVVGVRSEWANGMLYAAHKGVFDLAATEDREVPLVVTDFATAELVKVAANAFLATKISFINAMAEVCEVAGGDVTQLARAIGYDPRIGNRFLQAGVGFGGGCLPKDIRAFQARAQELGAGEALRFLHEVDLINQRRRTRVVQLAAELLGRRSGPAGPDLSGTRVAVLGATFKPNSDDVRDAPSLAVAAMLAKTGADVRVFDPEGTDNARRAQPDLAYVSSIADAVRDADLVCVLTEWADFRNADPVALGELVAGRRVIDGRNCLDSTLWTGAGWEYRGMGRP from the coding sequence GTGACCATCCCGTATCCGAACACCCAACCCGTGCCGGCCATCGCGGCGGTGACCCCGCCCTCCGGTGCCCCACGCCCCCGGCTGACCTTCCTCGGCACCGGCTACCTCGGCGCGACGTACGCCATCTGCTTCGCCGAACTCGGATACGAGGTGATCGGCTACGACGTCGACGCCGACAAGATCGCCAAGCTGTCCGCCGGTGAGGTGCCGTTCCACGAGCCGGGTCTGGACGAGCTGCTCAAGCGGAGCCTGGCCGCCGGGCGGCTGCGGTTCACCACCGACATGGCCGCCACCGCCGAGTTCGGTGACGTGCACTTCATCTGCGTCGGCACCCCGCAGCGGGCCGACGGGATGGGCGCGGACCTGTCGTACGTCGAGGCGTCGGTCACCGGGCTGGCCCAGCACCTGTCCCGCAAGGCGCTGATCGTGGGCAAGTCGACCGTGCCGGTCGGCACCGCCGAGTGGATCGAGCAGCTGGTCGGCAAGCACGCCGCCGCCGACCTCGGTGTCGAGGTCGCCTGGAGTCCGGAGTTCCTGCAGGAGGGCTTCGCCGTCGAGGACGTGCTGCGCCCCAACCGGATCGTGGTCGGGGTGCGTAGCGAATGGGCCAACGGCATGCTGTACGCCGCGCACAAGGGCGTGTTCGACCTGGCCGCCACCGAGGACCGGGAAGTGCCACTGGTGGTCACCGACTTCGCCACCGCCGAGCTGGTCAAGGTCGCCGCGAACGCGTTCCTGGCCACCAAGATCTCGTTCATCAACGCGATGGCCGAGGTGTGCGAGGTCGCCGGCGGCGACGTCACCCAGCTGGCCCGGGCGATCGGCTACGACCCCCGGATCGGCAACCGGTTCCTGCAGGCCGGCGTCGGTTTCGGCGGCGGCTGTCTGCCGAAGGACATCCGGGCGTTCCAGGCCCGCGCCCAGGAGTTGGGTGCCGGTGAGGCGCTGCGGTTCCTGCACGAGGTGGATCTGATCAACCAGCGGCGGCGCACGAGGGTGGTGCAGTTGGCCGCCGAACTGCTGGGCCGCCGGTCCGGGCCGGCCGGCCCGGACCTGTCCGGGACCCGGGTGGCGGTGCTGGGTGCCACGTTCAAACCGAACTCCGACGACGTGCGCGACGCGCCATCGTTGGCGGTGGCGGCGATGCTGGCCAAGACCGGCGCCGACGTGCGGGTGTTCGACCCGGAGGGTACGGACAACGCCCGGCGCGCCCAGCCGGACCTGGCGTACGTGTCGTCGATCGCCGACGCGGTCCGCGACGCCGACCTGGTCTGTGTGCTGACCGAGTGGGCCGACTTCCGCAACGCCGACCCCGTCGCGCTGGGTGAGCTGGTCGCCGGCCGCCGGGTGATCGACGGCCGCAACTGTCTCGACTCGACCCTGTGGACCGGGGCCGGCTGGGAGTACCGGGGCATGGGCCGCCCCTGA
- a CDS encoding acyl-CoA dehydrogenase family protein — MTSGPTFDVYQIPEEHSAIREAVREVCDAKVAPNAAEADEKAEFPIASYDALRAADFHAPHIPEEYGGAGADALATVIVIEEVARACASSSLIPAVNKLGTLPVLIAGSDQLKQRYLPPVAAGEAMFSYCLSEPDAGSDAAAMTTRATRDGDHWVLNGVKRWITNAGVSQFYTVFAVTEPGARSRGISAFVVEKSDPGVSFGAPERKLGIKGSPTCEVYLDNVRIPADRMIGEPGTGFGTAMRTLDHTRVTIAAQAVGIAQGALDVARGYVRERTQFGKPIADFQGVQFMIADMGMKLEAARQMTYAAAGRSQRGDADLTFFGAAAKCFASDVAMEITTDAVQLLGGYGYTRDFPVERMMRDAKITQIYEGTNQVQRIVMARQLLECGPVLRPSGRG, encoded by the coding sequence ATGACGTCCGGGCCGACGTTCGATGTCTATCAGATACCTGAAGAGCACTCAGCGATCCGGGAGGCGGTTCGGGAGGTATGCGACGCGAAGGTCGCGCCCAATGCGGCCGAGGCGGACGAGAAGGCCGAGTTTCCGATCGCCTCTTACGACGCGTTGCGGGCGGCCGACTTCCACGCCCCGCACATCCCCGAGGAGTACGGCGGCGCGGGCGCCGACGCCCTGGCCACCGTGATCGTGATCGAGGAGGTGGCGCGGGCCTGCGCCTCGTCGTCGCTGATCCCGGCGGTCAACAAGCTGGGCACCCTGCCGGTGCTAATCGCCGGTTCGGACCAGCTCAAACAGCGTTACCTGCCGCCGGTGGCCGCCGGTGAGGCGATGTTCTCGTACTGCCTGTCGGAGCCGGACGCGGGCAGCGACGCCGCCGCGATGACGACCCGGGCGACCCGCGACGGCGACCACTGGGTGCTCAACGGGGTCAAGCGGTGGATCACCAACGCCGGCGTGTCGCAGTTCTACACGGTGTTCGCGGTCACCGAGCCGGGGGCGCGGTCGCGCGGCATCTCGGCGTTCGTGGTGGAGAAGTCCGACCCGGGGGTCAGCTTCGGCGCGCCGGAGCGCAAGCTCGGCATCAAGGGCTCGCCGACCTGCGAGGTCTACCTGGACAACGTACGGATCCCGGCCGACCGGATGATCGGCGAACCCGGCACCGGGTTCGGCACCGCGATGCGCACGCTCGACCACACCCGGGTGACCATCGCCGCGCAGGCCGTCGGCATCGCCCAGGGCGCGCTCGACGTCGCCCGGGGGTACGTGCGCGAACGCACCCAGTTCGGCAAGCCCATCGCCGACTTCCAGGGCGTCCAGTTCATGATCGCCGACATGGGCATGAAGCTGGAGGCGGCCCGGCAGATGACCTACGCCGCCGCCGGTCGATCGCAGCGCGGCGACGCCGATCTGACGTTCTTCGGAGCGGCCGCCAAGTGCTTCGCCTCGGACGTGGCGATGGAGATCACCACGGACGCCGTCCAACTGCTCGGCGGTTACGGCTACACCCGGGACTTCCCGGTCGAGCGGATGATGCGCGACGCGAAGATCACCCAGATCTACGAGGGCACCAACCAGGTGCAGCGGATCGTAATGGCCCGCCAGCTACTGGAATGCGGGCCAGTGCTCCGGCCTTCAGGCCGGGGGTGA